Proteins from a genomic interval of Papaver somniferum cultivar HN1 chromosome 4, ASM357369v1, whole genome shotgun sequence:
- the LOC113272391 gene encoding uncharacterized protein LOC113272391 — protein MVLVDSGRSVEVLFYDTFKRMEFSDDILVRSTYHIYGFNGTVTIPKGEVTLRVSDEGGYLDILTTFCVVDVASPYEAIIGRPWIAGIKGVASAYHQRLRFPTYKGIEEVVGDPQASRQYMQDDAQINEERRARQRGEKKKAK, from the coding sequence ATGGTACTAGTAGATAGTGGGAGGTCCGTCGAAGTACTCTTCTACGATAcgttcaaaaggatggagttTTCGGATGATATACTCGTCCGGTCAACATATCATATATACGGTTTTAATGGGACGGTAACCATCCCGAAGGGCGAAGTAACTCTAAGGGTATCAGATGAAGGTGGCTACCTGGATATTTTAACCACATTCTGTGTGGTTGATGTCGCCTCTCCCTATGAAGCTATTATCGGAAGACCATGGATCgcgggaatcaaaggagtggcatcgGCCTATCATCAAAGATTACGGTTCCCAACGTACAAGGGGATAGAAGAAGTCGTAGGAGATCCACAAGCATCCCGACAGTACATGCAGGATGACGCCCAGATAAATGAGGAGCGGAGAGCACGACAAAGGGGAGAGAAGAAAAAGGCTAAATAA